A single region of the Etheostoma cragini isolate CJK2018 chromosome 3, CSU_Ecrag_1.0, whole genome shotgun sequence genome encodes:
- the slc19a3a gene encoding thiamine transporter 1 isoform X1: MEAVRRWRADWRYPTTLLCIYGFFSTVKPLEPFLIPYLTGPEKNLTTEQVNNQIFPVWTYSYLSVLVPVFLLTDWLRYKPVVVFQSVTLFITTAMLLWLKSVPAMQAMQFFYGVVTASEVAYFSYIYSVVDQTRYRKATSYCRSVQLLGYTVGSVLGQLLISFGLMSYNNILVLTLVLTAIALLVSCLLPMPRQSMFFHRRHTGQKIGIEEAKRHANGTWDATEHTSIAKISLREMRDEKAEEAETEDKAGVGLDEKGSETEESVGSESCSQVLILLWRDFLQCYSSRQLLYWSVWWAMATCGYNQTVNYVQVLWEHVQPSQNLSIYNGGVEAVSNLLSAATAYGIGFTEVRWEQWGELALGGFSGLGAAALFLMTFVCNIWVCYAGYVVFKCLYMLLITIAMYQIAADLSMERYALVFGANNFGALTLQTIITSVVVDSRGLGLGIIPQFTIYASYFSLIAVVFSLRGLFIIWRAQRNKKESTTSVKNDSPELVEHRF; the protein is encoded by the exons ATGGAGGCAGTAAGGAGGTGGAGGGCAGACTGGAGGTATCCCACTACTCTGCTGTGCATTTACGGATTCTTCAGCACTGTCAAACCCCTGGAGCCTTTCCTCATCCCGTACTTGACAGGACCGGAGAAGAATCTGACAACTGAACAG GTAAACAATCAGATTTTCCCGGTGTGGACGTACTCTTACCTGTCTGTGCTGGTTCCAGTGTTCctgctgactgactggctgcGTTACAAGCCTGTGGTGGTGTTTCAGTCTGTCACCCTCTTTATTACCACAGCAATGCTACTCTGGCTGAAAAGTGTacctgccatgcaggccatgcAGTTCTTCTACGGGGTGGTGACAGCCAGTGAGGTGGCCTACTTCTCCTACATCTACAG TGTGGTGGATCAGACGAGGTACCGGAAGGCCACCTCTTACTGCCGCAGTGTCCAGCTCCTGGGCTACACAGTGGGCTCGGTGCTGGGCCAGCTGCTCATCAGCTTCGGCCTCATGTCTTACAACAACATCCTGGTGCTTACTCTAGTTCTCACCGCCATCGCTCTCCTCGTGTCCTGCCTCCTGCCAATGCCACGGCAGAGTATGTTCTTTCATCGCAGACATACTGGTCAGAAAATAGGGATAGAGGAAGCAAAGAGGCATGCCAACGGGACTTGGGATGCAACAGAACACACAAGCATAGCAAAGATATCCCTGAGAGAAATGAGAGATGAGAAGGCAGAGGAAGCAGAAACAGAGGATAAAGCAGGAGTGGGACTGGACGAAAAAGGATCCGAGACTGAGGAGTCGGTTGGTTCAGAGAGCTGCAGCCAAGTCCTCATCCTGCTGTGGAGGGACTTCCTCCAGTGCTACTCTTCCAGACAGTTGCTCTACTGGTCAGTATGGTGGGCGATGGCCACCTGTGGCTATAACCAGACTGTCAACTATGTGCAG GTGCTGTGGGAGCATGTGCAGCCTTCTCAGAACTTAAGCATCTACAATGGAGGTGTGGAGGCAGTATCCAACCTGTTGA GTGCAGCAACAGCTTACGGTATAGGCTTTACTGAGGTGAGATGGGAACAATGGGGGGAGCTGGCCCTTGGTGGTTTCTCTGGACTCGGGGCAGCAGCACTCTTTCTCATGACCTTCGTCTGCAACATCTGGGTCTGCTACGCTGGTTATGTCGTTTTCAAGTGCCTGTACATGCTGCTGATAACAATAGCCAT GTACCAGATTGCAGCTGACCTGTCAATGGAAAGATATGCACTGGTCTTTGGAGCAAACAACTTTGGAGCATTGACTTTACAGACAATCATCACTTCTGTTGTGGTGGACAGTAGAGGACTGGGCCTGGGCATCATTCCTCAG TTCACCATATATGCCAGCTACTTCTCATTGAtcgctgttgttttttcacttcgGGGACTGTTTATCATTTGGAGAGCgcaaagaaacaagaaagagtCCACCACTTCAGTCAAAAATGATTCCCCAGAGTTGGTCGAACACAGATTCTGA
- the slc19a3a gene encoding thiamine transporter 1 isoform X2, with amino-acid sequence MVAVRRWRADWRYPTTLLCIYGFFSTVKPLEPFLIPYLTGPEKNLTTEQVNNQIFPVWTYSYLSVLVPVFLLTDWLRYKPVVVFQSVTLFITTAMLLWLKSVPAMQAMQFFYGVVTASEVAYFSYIYSVVDQTRYRKATSYCRSVQLLGYTVGSVLGQLLISFGLMSYNNILVLTLVLTAIALLVSCLLPMPRQSMFFHRRHTGQKIGIEEAKRHANGTWDATEHTSIAKISLREMRDEKAEEAETEDKAGVGLDEKGSETEESVGSESCSQVLILLWRDFLQCYSSRQLLYWSVWWAMATCGYNQTVNYVQVLWEHVQPSQNLSIYNGGVEAVSNLLSAATAYGIGFTEVRWEQWGELALGGFSGLGAAALFLMTFVCNIWVCYAGYVVFKCLYMLLITIAMYQIAADLSMERYALVFGANNFGALTLQTIITSVVVDSRGLGLGIIPQFTIYASYFSLIAVVFSLRGLFIIWRAQRNKKESTTSVKNDSPELVEHRF; translated from the exons ATGGTG GCAGTAAGGAGGTGGAGGGCAGACTGGAGGTATCCCACTACTCTGCTGTGCATTTACGGATTCTTCAGCACTGTCAAACCCCTGGAGCCTTTCCTCATCCCGTACTTGACAGGACCGGAGAAGAATCTGACAACTGAACAG GTAAACAATCAGATTTTCCCGGTGTGGACGTACTCTTACCTGTCTGTGCTGGTTCCAGTGTTCctgctgactgactggctgcGTTACAAGCCTGTGGTGGTGTTTCAGTCTGTCACCCTCTTTATTACCACAGCAATGCTACTCTGGCTGAAAAGTGTacctgccatgcaggccatgcAGTTCTTCTACGGGGTGGTGACAGCCAGTGAGGTGGCCTACTTCTCCTACATCTACAG TGTGGTGGATCAGACGAGGTACCGGAAGGCCACCTCTTACTGCCGCAGTGTCCAGCTCCTGGGCTACACAGTGGGCTCGGTGCTGGGCCAGCTGCTCATCAGCTTCGGCCTCATGTCTTACAACAACATCCTGGTGCTTACTCTAGTTCTCACCGCCATCGCTCTCCTCGTGTCCTGCCTCCTGCCAATGCCACGGCAGAGTATGTTCTTTCATCGCAGACATACTGGTCAGAAAATAGGGATAGAGGAAGCAAAGAGGCATGCCAACGGGACTTGGGATGCAACAGAACACACAAGCATAGCAAAGATATCCCTGAGAGAAATGAGAGATGAGAAGGCAGAGGAAGCAGAAACAGAGGATAAAGCAGGAGTGGGACTGGACGAAAAAGGATCCGAGACTGAGGAGTCGGTTGGTTCAGAGAGCTGCAGCCAAGTCCTCATCCTGCTGTGGAGGGACTTCCTCCAGTGCTACTCTTCCAGACAGTTGCTCTACTGGTCAGTATGGTGGGCGATGGCCACCTGTGGCTATAACCAGACTGTCAACTATGTGCAG GTGCTGTGGGAGCATGTGCAGCCTTCTCAGAACTTAAGCATCTACAATGGAGGTGTGGAGGCAGTATCCAACCTGTTGA GTGCAGCAACAGCTTACGGTATAGGCTTTACTGAGGTGAGATGGGAACAATGGGGGGAGCTGGCCCTTGGTGGTTTCTCTGGACTCGGGGCAGCAGCACTCTTTCTCATGACCTTCGTCTGCAACATCTGGGTCTGCTACGCTGGTTATGTCGTTTTCAAGTGCCTGTACATGCTGCTGATAACAATAGCCAT GTACCAGATTGCAGCTGACCTGTCAATGGAAAGATATGCACTGGTCTTTGGAGCAAACAACTTTGGAGCATTGACTTTACAGACAATCATCACTTCTGTTGTGGTGGACAGTAGAGGACTGGGCCTGGGCATCATTCCTCAG TTCACCATATATGCCAGCTACTTCTCATTGAtcgctgttgttttttcacttcgGGGACTGTTTATCATTTGGAGAGCgcaaagaaacaagaaagagtCCACCACTTCAGTCAAAAATGATTCCCCAGAGTTGGTCGAACACAGATTCTGA